The genomic segment AGTATATACACATAGTATGCTACAATTCCAATTAGGACTCTAGGAACTAATGCAATTATAGGATTCCAAAATATAAATGATGTTGGACCAGGAGCAGTAAAATTTTGATACATTGAGAATAAACCAAAAACTAATCCAACTAGGGATCCAACTATAGGTCCTTCAACTATCGCACCTATAATAACTGGAATATGCATTATAGTAGCTTTTACAGGTGGAATTGGTATGAACCCAAGTCCAGTTAATCCTAAGAAAATTGAAATTGCAGAAAGCATTCCGATCATTGCAATCTGTCTAACTGAAAATTTAGATTTAGTATAGCCTCTTTCCATAAGGTACCTCCGTTCTTATTCCTTGACATATGGATATAATTCGGAAAAATATATAATATATACGAATTTCCGTTCAGCTTCTAATTGAATACCGACATATATTATTTTACCACGTTAGAAAAAATGTTCAATTATATTTTAAAAATATAAACTTAAATATAGGAATAATAATTACTGTTTCTATACTTAATTATGTTAACTTAGAAAAAAGTTGATTTATATTTAAAATATGATTAAATTCACAAGTCTAATTTATGGATTTGATCCATAAAAATTTGAATTATAAGAAATAAAATGATAATATATAACCATAATAGAAATTGAATAGTATAAAAAGGCTAGGGGTGCTAATTTAATTGGCTGAGAGAAGCTTATTTGCTTTAACTCTTTTGACCTGATGTGGCTAATACCACCGTAGGGAAGCAATAAATATTTTAGAAGATTTATAAGACTTACCTTAGGGTAAGTCTTTTTATTCTCTAGTAATTTATTATGGAAGCCAAATAAGTAGATGTTCTGCCCATTGGTAGTATAAATTATGAAAAAAGACTGATAAGAAAATAATGAGTAAATAATAAGTAGATACATTAAGTTTTAAAATTTATTTAGATTGGGGATATTAGTTTGAAAGTTTTAGTAAATGAAAGAGAAATAGATATTGAGGGAGAAATTACTGCATTTGAAGTTAGAAACAAGATAAAAAGTGATGCGGATATAGTTATTTTAAATGGCTTTCCAATTAAACAAGATTATTCTCTAAATGAAGGAGATAAAGTTACTTTAATCAAGAGAGGCGAGGTGCCTAAAAAAGAAGAGTTAGAGGCATTAATGGTAAGTAGACATACTCCAAAGGTTCACGAGAAAGTTAAGAAGGCGAAGATAGCTATTGCTGGACTTGGTGGACTGGGTTCAACAGTAGCATTAGCATTGGGAAGAGTTGGTGTTGGACACATAAAAATAATAGATTTTGATGTGGTTGAACCAAGTAATTTAAACAGACAACAATACTTTATAAGACATATTGGAATGAAAAAATGCCATGCATTAAAAGAAATATTGTTAGAAATCAATCCGTTCATAAATATCGAAGTTGTTGATACGTATGTAGATAAGGATAACATTAAAGATTTATTTGAGGATATGGATATTGTAATTGAAGCATTTGATGGCGCAGAAAATAAAGCGATGATAGTTAGAGAAGTTTTACTTCAGACAGAAAAGCCAAAGGTTATTTCAGCATCAGGTATGGCAGGGTATTATTCTAATAATCTAATAATTAGCAAAAAAATAAATACAAGGCTATATATGTGTGGAGACTTTAAAAATGAGGCAAAAGTAAATGAGGGGTTAATGGCACCTAGGGTTGGTATCGCAGCTTGTCATGAAGCGAATATGGCTCTTAGATTAATATTAGGGGAAGAGGTATAAACTAAAGATGTCTGTAATTGGAATAACAAATAGAAAACTTTGTAGTGACTTTTTTTATCAAATAAAGAAAATATCAGAATCTAATCTAGATTTCTTAATTATACGAGAAAAAGATTTAAGCAGTGAAGAGCTAATAATATTAGTTTTGAAAGTAAAAGAGGAACTGAAAAATACAAATATCAGAATAATACTAAATTCCAATATAGATATTGCTAGAAAGTCCAATGTTGATGGAATTCAGTTATCATTTAATGATTTTATAAATATTAGTAACAAGTTATGCACAGGAAGAGCAATAAATTCTAAAGAAATAGTGGATAATTTTCGATTTAGTGGGAATAAATATAAAATATATAAGATGATAGGCGTTTCAATACATAGTTGCGAAGAAGGTATACAGGCGGCTAAATTAGGAGCAGACTATGTTATTTATGGCCATGTGTTTGAAACTGATTGCAAAAAAGGGCTCCCTCCTAGAGGGATTAAGGAAATAGAGGCTCTTTCCAAGAAGATTAACATTCCCATCATCGGAATAGGCGGAATAAATCAAGATAATTATAAGAAAGTATTGGATGCTGGAGCAAGTGGAATTGCTATAATGTCTAGTTTAATGAAAGACAAAAATCCTGAAGAATTAGTGAAATCTCTTTCTAAATAAACATTACTTTGATATATAAAAATCAAAGTACAAATACGAATAATTAAAATCAGCTAATATTAAAACCTAAAAACACTTGTAAATCTTAAGTGTTCATTATAAACTCTTTAAAGAAAGATATATTAAAGAATAATTAGTATCTATGACCTGGATGCTATTAAGATAATAAGGAGAAATGAAATAATGAGTACAATTGCAGGAAAAGGTTGTCCAAGAATTATACCAGATGGAGAAAAAAAGCCACTAGAAGAGATTGAAAAAGCTATAATTAAAAGCTATAGAAAGCATATTTGGTCAAAATTTGTTAAGGCAATTAAAGAATATAATTTAATTCAAGAAGGAGATAAAATTGCTGTTGGAATTTCTGGAGGAAAAGATAGTATACTTATGGCAAAATTATTTCAGGAGTTGCAAAGACATGGTCAAGTTAAATTTGAATTAGTATTTTTAGCTATGGATCCAGGGTATCATCCAGATATAAAAAATTTACTAATAGAAAATTGTGACCATCTAAATATTCCGATTCATATGTATGAGTCAGGCATTTTTGATGTTGTTGATAAAATGGCTAAGGATTACCCATGTTACTTATGCGCAAGAATGAGAAGAGGCTCTCTTTATGCAAAAGCAAAAGAATTTGGATGTAATAAACTTGCATTAGGACATCATTATAATGATGTAATTGAAACAACTATGCTAAACATTTTATATGGTGGTAATTTTAAGACAATGTTGCCTAAATTAAAAGCCAAAAACTTTGAAGGTTTAGAATTAATTAGGCCTATGTATTTTATAGAGGAAGAGTATATAAAAAGATTTATAAATTATAGTGGTATATGGCCATTGAATTGCGCTTGCATGGTTGCAGCTGAAAGAATAGGTAATAAGAGATATGAAATAAAAGATCTTATTAAAGAATTAAAGAAGAATTTTAGTGGAGTTGAAAAGTCTATATTTAAAGCAGCTGAAAATGTTAGTATGGATTCAATATTAGGTTGGCAAAAAGGTGAAGAAAAGCATTCTTTTCTAGATTATTACGATGAAGAGTAGACTTAAGTAACTAAAAGTATTTATTAATTTGAAAATGTATGTTATGCTATAATTAACCATATACCAATAGATGAAAAGGAAGAGTAGAGATGGAAAATAATCCTATGGGGATCAGTGATCCAAACATATTGTTAAGTGTAATAAACATGAAATTAAGAGATCAATATGGGTCATTAGATATTCTTTGTGATGATTTAGAATTATCTAAAGACGATATAATAAATATATTAATAAATATCGGATATAAATACGATGAAGAAGAAAATCAATTTAAGAATTAGAGTCTTAATAAATAATTATTCATAAAGTTAGGAAGGTGATGTTATATGAATTTAAAAAAGACAGGCAAATTAATTACTGTTATAGCAGCAACAGCAGCTTTAATAGCATCATTAGCAAATGATAAGAAATCTAAAGATTCTAACAAACAGGAATAGTATAAATTAGAGAATTATGTGAAGGATTGTATATATATGATTAGGGAGGAACTTCAATTAAATCATGAGGAAATATTTGATTCTATAGCAATTTTGGGCGTTAATATAATTTGGAATCAATCAGAGCTTAAATTAATAATTGATGATACAATGAAAAGTTTTTTTGAAGAGTATGATACTAAGAATGAAACTTTAGATCAATTTATAAATTTTGTTGTTGAAGAAGATAAACAAAATGTTTTAAGCTTTTTCTCTCAAGATTTAAAGAGACACTATATAAATAGAGAACAAATGCAGCTACAATATAAGATGGAAAGTCCTAGGGGGAACATTGTTGAGTTTATTCTTGTCGGGAAGTCAATTAAAAGTAATGAACAGTATTATTTTACTGGAACTAGTTATTGTTTTAAAGACTTAGAGAATGAATATGGTGACATAGATTCTTTGATGAAAAATTGGAAAGAATCTATGATAAATAAAACAATAGATTCAATAATTCATAGTGATAGAATTACAGGGCTACCTAATAAATATTTTTTCAAGAACACGGTAGCCAAAATGTTGAAAAATGTTGTTAATAATAATACTAGAGCCGCGATGCTGATAATAGATTTAGATAATTTTAAATATGTAAACGACTCCTACGGGCATGATTTTGGAGATTTAGTGTTAAAAGAAGTGGGCTATAATATAGTCGAATCTGTTACAGAAGATATATTAGTATCAAGATATAGCGGAAATACTTTTCTGCTATTTAAGCCAAATATAATTGATATACAAGAAATTATAACTTTGGGTAATGCTATAGCAAAGTCTTTTGAAAAACCTAATATAGTGAATGGAAGAAAAATATACTTAACAGCAAGTATTGGTGTTTCTCTATCTCCAGATCACGGAATAGATTATAATACATTACTTAAAAATGCAGATGCAGCAATGTATGAAGCAAAGAAAAATGGTAAAAACGAGTGTGATTTTTTTGATGATAGCCTTTCTGATGAGCTAAACAGAGTTTATAGTTTGCAGAAAGGGTTGAGAACTGCACTACATAATAATGAATTATATGTGATGTTTCAACCTAAAGTATCGCTTGATGATTCTTTGGTAAACGGATTTGAAGCTTTAGCAAGATGGGAAAGTCGTGAATTTGGAATGGTAAGCCCGGCGGAGTTTATTCCGATCGCAGAAAGTTCAAAAATGATAATTCCAATTGGAAGTTTTGTTTTGGAAGAAGTATTTAAAAAGACGAAATGTCTTTTAAACGAAGGAAATGATAATTTTAAGATAGCAGTTAATTTATCTGAAATGCAGCTCAGAGAAGACGTTGTTTTATCAGACTTTAAGAAACTAATAAAAAAATATAAAATTCATCCCAAGTATATAGAAGTAGAAATAACAGAAAGTATGCTAATGAAGTCATTTGATAGAAATGTGAAGATCCTTCAGGAGATAAAAAAATTAGGAGTAAGCATTGCTTTAGATGATTTTGGGACGGGATACTCTTCGCTTAACTATTTAACAAAATTACCTATAGATGTGTTAAAGATAGATAGGAGTTTTGTAATTGATTTGATGAACAATCCTAAGAGTAAATGCATTGTAGAAAATATAATAAATTTATCACATCAATTAGGGATAGAAGTAGTGGCAGAAGGGGTTGAAGAAAAATCGCAAGTTGAATATTTAAGAACAATATTATGTGATGTTGTTCAAGGATACTATTTCAGTAAACCTAGAATGTTTGACGCAATTAAGAACATAATCGGTAAGGAAATTTTATAAAAGTGTTGACAAACACTATCTGAGGATATAATATAAGATTATAAAATAAATCCTATGAAGAGGGATAGTAATCATATAACAATGTTAAAGAGAGCTGAAGGTGGTGAGATTTCAGTACGGTAGTTAATGATGAATGGGCCTTTGAGGAGCGAGATGAAATCTTTTGAGAGTAGTTTAGCCGTAAGTCGCACGTTATAGCGAATAAGATATGTTTGTATCTGAAATGAGAGGCATTTTATGCAATCTAGGTGGCAACGCGGATAATATCCGTCCTATTAATTATAGGACGGTTTTTTTTATATTCTTTTTTAGTAGTTGTTAACCAAAAGACTCTACATTTGGAAGAATAACAAAGTAATATATTTAAATATTGGGGCGTGATAAGTATGTTGTGAAAGAAAGTGGTTTCAACTTAAAAATAAAATAAGCAAAGATTAACAAGGGGGATTTTCATTATGAATACAAAGAAAATGGCAACAAATGCAATTTTAATAGCAATAGGAGCAATATTACACCAGGTTACACCACCTTTCGGTATGCAGGCAGATTTCTCATTGGCAATGTTATTTATAATAATAGTATTTAATAAAGATTATAAAACAACATTAATATGTGGGATTATTATGGGAGTATTTGCAGCACTAACAACTAAAACACCAGGAGGACAATTACCAAATATTATAGATAAGTTTATAACTTGTAACGTAATGTACTTGATATTAATGCCTTTAAGAAATAAAGTTAATAGGTTAGTACAAATATCAATATTATTACCTTTAG from the Clostridium beijerinckii genome contains:
- a CDS encoding tryptophan transporter, which gives rise to MNTKKMATNAILIAIGAILHQVTPPFGMQADFSLAMLFIIIVFNKDYKTTLICGIIMGVFAALTTKTPGGQLPNIIDKFITCNVMYLILMPLRNKVNRLVQISILLPLGTLVSGTAFLTLLATIVGLPGGLSFNVLFISVVVPTIIVNTISGIVMFKIVEKITSVNGSYAVE
- a CDS encoding DUF4250 domain-containing protein; protein product: MENNPMGISDPNILLSVINMKLRDQYGSLDILCDDLELSKDDIINILINIGYKYDEEENQFKN
- the thiF gene encoding sulfur carrier protein ThiS adenylyltransferase ThiF, producing MKVLVNEREIDIEGEITAFEVRNKIKSDADIVILNGFPIKQDYSLNEGDKVTLIKRGEVPKKEELEALMVSRHTPKVHEKVKKAKIAIAGLGGLGSTVALALGRVGVGHIKIIDFDVVEPSNLNRQQYFIRHIGMKKCHALKEILLEINPFINIEVVDTYVDKDNIKDLFEDMDIVIEAFDGAENKAMIVREVLLQTEKPKVISASGMAGYYSNNLIISKKINTRLYMCGDFKNEAKVNEGLMAPRVGIAACHEANMALRLILGEEV
- a CDS encoding thiamine phosphate synthase — protein: MSVIGITNRKLCSDFFYQIKKISESNLDFLIIREKDLSSEELIILVLKVKEELKNTNIRIILNSNIDIARKSNVDGIQLSFNDFINISNKLCTGRAINSKEIVDNFRFSGNKYKIYKMIGVSIHSCEEGIQAAKLGADYVIYGHVFETDCKKGLPPRGIKEIEALSKKINIPIIGIGGINQDNYKKVLDAGASGIAIMSSLMKDKNPEELVKSLSK
- a CDS encoding putative bifunctional diguanylate cyclase/phosphodiesterase — translated: MIREELQLNHEEIFDSIAILGVNIIWNQSELKLIIDDTMKSFFEEYDTKNETLDQFINFVVEEDKQNVLSFFSQDLKRHYINREQMQLQYKMESPRGNIVEFILVGKSIKSNEQYYFTGTSYCFKDLENEYGDIDSLMKNWKESMINKTIDSIIHSDRITGLPNKYFFKNTVAKMLKNVVNNNTRAAMLIIDLDNFKYVNDSYGHDFGDLVLKEVGYNIVESVTEDILVSRYSGNTFLLFKPNIIDIQEIITLGNAIAKSFEKPNIVNGRKIYLTASIGVSLSPDHGIDYNTLLKNADAAMYEAKKNGKNECDFFDDSLSDELNRVYSLQKGLRTALHNNELYVMFQPKVSLDDSLVNGFEALARWESREFGMVSPAEFIPIAESSKMIIPIGSFVLEEVFKKTKCLLNEGNDNFKIAVNLSEMQLREDVVLSDFKKLIKKYKIHPKYIEVEITESMLMKSFDRNVKILQEIKKLGVSIALDDFGTGYSSLNYLTKLPIDVLKIDRSFVIDLMNNPKSKCIVENIINLSHQLGIEVVAEGVEEKSQVEYLRTILCDVVQGYYFSKPRMFDAIKNIIGKEIL
- a CDS encoding tRNA 2-thiocytidine biosynthesis TtcA family protein; translated protein: MSTIAGKGCPRIIPDGEKKPLEEIEKAIIKSYRKHIWSKFVKAIKEYNLIQEGDKIAVGISGGKDSILMAKLFQELQRHGQVKFELVFLAMDPGYHPDIKNLLIENCDHLNIPIHMYESGIFDVVDKMAKDYPCYLCARMRRGSLYAKAKEFGCNKLALGHHYNDVIETTMLNILYGGNFKTMLPKLKAKNFEGLELIRPMYFIEEEYIKRFINYSGIWPLNCACMVAAERIGNKRYEIKDLIKELKKNFSGVEKSIFKAAENVSMDSILGWQKGEEKHSFLDYYDEE
- a CDS encoding ECF transporter S component, whose translation is MERGYTKSKFSVRQIAMIGMLSAISIFLGLTGLGFIPIPPVKATIMHIPVIIGAIVEGPIVGSLVGLVFGLFSMYQNFTAPGPTSFIFWNPIIALVPRVLIGIVAYYVYILLRKRFKNQSISIAIASICATLINTIGVLGLTYVFYLERYSAILKINPQTAGIAIATIGLTNGVPEAIVSAVISVPVIVAIFRIKKKV